A window from Gemmatimonadales bacterium encodes these proteins:
- the atpC gene encoding ATP synthase F1 subunit epsilon, giving the protein MHVTVISPEAAMFDGEADAVVAPAFDGEVGILPNHAPFMTLLGEGTLTVRQGGTVSRFVVRGGFLQVVDNRVRVVAEHVQGDAHAA; this is encoded by the coding sequence ATGCATGTCACGGTCATCTCCCCCGAGGCGGCTATGTTCGACGGGGAAGCGGACGCGGTGGTCGCGCCCGCCTTCGATGGAGAAGTCGGCATCCTGCCGAACCACGCGCCGTTCATGACGCTGTTGGGAGAGGGAACGCTGACCGTGCGCCAGGGGGGCACCGTCAGCCGTTTCGTGGTTCGAGGTGGGTTCCTCCAGGTCGTGGACAATCGAGTGCGGGTGGTCGCCGAACACGTACAAGGAGACGCTCATGCTGCGTAG